The Mastomys coucha isolate ucsf_1 unplaced genomic scaffold, UCSF_Mcou_1 pScaffold3, whole genome shotgun sequence DNA window ACCGAAGCCTTGCTCCCAGAGGGCGCCAGCAGCCAGATTAAACTACCAGCCGCAGGATCTCCGCGCATTATCTCACTACCATCAGATGGAAGACAAGAGACCGAGGTCATTGGTATATAAACTATTTATTAACAGCAAAGGCCCAGAGACTCATTTCTTCTTGGATACACCCACAGTACGGCCCCTGCGGCCAGTGGTCTTGGTGTGCTGACCGCGGACACGAAGGCTGCGGAAGGAAGCAAGACACAGGTCATACAGCAGCCGGAGCTGcgacaggcaggcagaggaggcagCCTGCTCAGAGCAAGCTGTCGGAGCctccctcacccactcacccCCAGAAGTGGCGCAGCCCCCGATGGGCCCGAATCTTCTTCAGCCGCTCCAGGTCCTCACGCAGCTTGTTGTCTAGACCGTTGGCCAGCACCTGGATTTGGAGACGGGGGTGCCAGCTTTACCTCCTGGCTCCGTGCCTAGTTCTAAGTCACCCCGTGACCGCCTGCCCGTCCTCCCAACACACCTGGCTGTACTTCCCATCCTTCACATCCTTCTGTCTGTTCAGGAACCAGTCTGGGATCTTGTACTGCCGTGGGTTCTGCATGATGGTGATCACGCGCTCCACCTCATCCTCCGTgagctctccagccctcttggTGAGGTCAATGTCTGCTTTCCTCAACACCACATGAGCATATCTGCGCCCCACGCCCTGAGGTTAAAAGTTGGGGGAATTAGGCTTAAACTTTTGAAAGATTTACTTTGAGCATATACTGGccctgtcttctgacacaccagaagagggcgtcggactccattacagatggttgtaagccaccaggtGGTCACTGGGAATTTAACCCCTGGAAGCATGCTTTTAACAGCCGCTCAgatctctgtagaccagtctgtgTTTTATGAGCGTTTGCCTGCAATGTCTGTGTGCAGTGGGTATTCAGTGACCAGAGGGCGCTGATGCTGTACCTGGAGTTGAAGACTGAGTGTTGGttattgaacctggatcctctggaagagcagccagtgctcttaacctgacCCACCTCTCTGGCCCCCTTACCTCCCCACCCCATTAACCCattactcagaaagcagaggggcTGGGGCAGGATTGCTATAGCCTGCCTGAGTTAGAACCTGCAATTTTTCAGATCACTCTTACAGAAACAAAGCCTGCCTACTAACTAGAAGGGAACACTGTTCAGGGCACACTGGACACGTGTCACAAACTCAACTCCACAAAAGCAGGATGTTTACCCCAGTGCCCTGGTTTCAGGCACTCATCACAGATGAACAAGGTCAAACCTTTAGGAATATAGGGCTTGAGTGGGTGTGACTTGCTCTTCTAGGACCTGGGTCCAATAGCAAGCACCCCCAACTCAACTGCCAATAGAGAGGACCCGAGCCACCCTTTTGGCCCCCACAGGCGCGGTATGTGCATTCAGATATGCAAACACCTCCAcaaccctgcctcagcctccacatcattttctactttttacttTCCTTCTTGAGACAGTTTTGCTGTCAAGCTGTGAATACTAAAGGTATATGATGCAAGACTGGTCATGGTGacaaagcagagaacagagagaacttTGTAgctgagctggccttgaaccataAAGTGTGGAACCATGCCCACCTTGCTTTCCAGACTTTTCCTAAGCACTTACATTATAAAAGCAGTTTGGAGGGACTGGGGTTCTGACAATGCCTTACAGGTATGGGCAGTCAGTACTTCTGTACGTCTAGCCCCTACCCTTCCAAATATTCAGATTCTCACCTTAAGACAAGCAGAAGTCTTAAAGAACACAAACCTTCACTGTCCTGCACCCTTTGTTGGTCAGCTTGCACCCCACCCCAATCACCTCTGAGCCCACCCTGCAATCTCTCTCCTCAAActccctcccagtcaccctcCCCAGAACTGCCAACCAGCTTTACCTTTGCTTTtgagccaggtttttttttttttcctgcgtagccctggctgtcctggaactttatagaccaggctggcctcaagcccaGAGAtttgtttgcctctgcctctgggagtgctgggcttaaagtgTGCTCCACTGCCACCACAAGCcttgcctcctttttttttttttcctttttgctttttcaagacagggtttctctgtgtagccctggctgtcctcgaactcagaaatccacctgcctctactcccaagtgctgggattaaaggtgtacgccatcTTTAATCTGCCCAGCAAGACGTACCTCTTAACTAAaccttcactctctctctcacaggaTCAATAGAACCCCCAGTTAGTTAGCCTGGTTCTACTGACACAGCGCACAGCCCTTGAGAGTCTCAATCCACCTTGTCTGGATTCTACGTACACTGTAATCATCTCCCAAGATGCTCAGTTTAAAAAAGGCGGGTCACAGGTGGCACAAGCATCCCCCAGGCCGTTCAGCCTCCTAGACACTGTTCTGTCCACCATACCAGGCACCCGCCCCctccattattattttgtttcccaaaagtacagaactaaaaaaaaaaaaaaaaaaaaaaaaaaaaaaaaaaaaatcagagcaagACTtcataaggttaaaaaaaattactccaATGTTATGTCCATTTGACATCCCCTCAGGTACCAAGGCCCCCTCTATCCATCACATATACCGCACCAGTTTCCTTGAAGCGCGTCTCTGAACTCAGTGGCGACCCAGTTCCCTTCAGTCTAACATCCCCCAGGATCCCACCACTGACAGACGGGTCTAGCCCCCGGCCCTCAAGGCAGAATGCTCGTTCTGACCAGCAACATGTCACTCCTCAGGGAGGCTTTCCGCTCGGCATTGAGAAACCTTCCAGCTTCCACCCACCATTTCCCCGTTTGCTGTAAAAGGGAGACGTGTGTCAGCTTCTGCACCAACTTTCCACGGTGGCACTAGCGGGACATCTTCggtaccccaccccccactgccaCCTCTTCCAATGTTAGGTCACAGGAATCCCACCCGAGGTCTGCTGACATCAAAGAACACCGCAGAACTGCTCTGGTGAGCTGGAGACCTCGGGAAACCAACCTCTGCGACGTGGGACAGGATCCCACTCGCACCTCGCTTCCCCCGGGGTCAATGTCTCGGGGTAACCTGAGCTCACCCCCAAGCTTCTACTGTAACGTGCCAGGTGAGTTTAACCGCTACCCTCTGCTCCCCTGACACTGTTACCTTAATGGCAGTGATGGCAAAGGCTATTTTCCGCCGCCCATCGATGTTGGTGTTGAGTACTCGCAAAATGTGCTGGAACTTCTCCGGGATCACTAGAGACTTGAAAAGAACACGGGCGATTATCAGGACAGGtgacccccaccctccaccccaaagCCGAGGTCGCCGGGGCGGAGCTGAACCCGGTGAGCACCGACTCTGCTTACACAACGCATCCGTCACCGGCGCTCGCCAAGCGCGCCGAAGGCGACCGAGCGCGGGAAAGCGCAACCCTGGACACGAGGGAGCAGGCTGGCCGCCCGCGGCCCCGGGGACCCCGGGCAGGGGAGGCGGGAGAGGACCCCACACAGCCACGCTCCCCCTCCGGCGACTTTGGTGTGTCCCGGGAGTGACCCTTCCTCGGGCCCTTGCTCCCCAGCATTTCCCGGGTCGCGCGCCATCGCTGCACGGGAGGCCGCAGGCCCGCAGCACAGGGCATCCTCTGAGCCCTGACGGGAAACTCCCCCTGCCCCGGGTCCGATGTCGCCGGATCCCGGCGCGGATTCCGCTCTTACCATGGCGGCGGCACAGACGGCGGCGTGGAGGCCTCCTGTGGAAGAGAGAGCGGAAGTGACGTATGTACCTTATATACATTTCTGGGAGGAAGAGGCGGGGCTATACCGGAGAACCGCTTCCGGAAACGGCCTCTCTCCCCGCCTCTCCCTAAGGGAGGAGTTGTATTGAGACGGGAGCTGTAACTTCCGGTCCGGTCTTCTTTGGCGTCGTACGGTTCTTGTGCGGGCGAGGAGCGAAGGTTCCGGAGCAGGGTTTTGTTCGAGACGTTCACCTTCCTGTTTGCACTTGACCGAAATGATCAAAGCGTAAGAGGGCAGACTGCAGCCAGTCACGTTAGCTCAAATATCTGggacctttgtttttgtttttgtttttgtttttgctccaGAGAAGACATTCCAGGACTTGTGGCTTGGCTTCGGGGAACGGGCTGAGACAGCGGCCGGAAGTGAGGCTGCGGGGGAATGGCAGCCGCAGCGACCATGGCGGCTGCTGCCCGGGAGCTGGTGTTGCGGGCTGGGGCTTCTgatatggaggaggaggagggcccgCTGGTGAGAGCACGGGGCTGTAGGTCCTCCGGAGTGTCGTCAGGTCGTCCCTGTCCTCAGGAAGGCGTAGGCTGGAGTTAGACACCGGGCTCGCAGCCGTCCTGCTACGGGGTGATGGTGACCAAGCCTTCGTAGGGACCCAAGTGGCCGAAACTCTCCCAGGGACAGTGTCAGCTTCCTGCTCACATTGTATTTAGTAGAAATGAGAACACAGCGTAAAAGATTAAGAACGTGGCCTCTGGAACCGGATTGCCTGGGTCCCACTTCTAGCCTAACCACTGGAAAGTTATGCTGTGTTTTCGGTGCCCATGATTCCAAAATCTATAAACTGGAGACGTTATCAGGACATGCCTGATAGGGGGTCGTTAGGATTAGCCGAATGAGTATGTTTAAGGGTGCACCTGACACATGGGTAAACACTGTGTAAGCTGACAGACAATTTTAGCCTCTGGAACTCCCTCAGGTAGATCACCTGGGGTAGCTGGAGATTCAAAGGCTAGTTTGACGAATCCtagtttttttctcatttgaacaACTCCATCAACTCCATGAATTGCCTGATATCCTCAGTACGCCAAAAATGTAGATTTGAGCTCATCAAAATCTTTGACCCACTTACAACAGCAACTCCCCCCGCCCCTAAAAGCACCCTTCACTTCACCTGGAGGATTAGGGATATCCGCTCATATTTTGTTTCCAATGTCTCTTTTTGTATCCCCCCATTCATTCACCTGTCCCTCTTCAGGGGGTTGGTTCTGGACTCCAAGAGCCCCTACAACTCGGGGAGTTGGATATCACCTCTGATGAATTCATCTTGGATGAAGTGGATGGTAAGTGGTGATATGGGGTGGGGGCTAAGTAGACCCCTTTACTCTTTAGGAATGTATTACATGACCCCAGTAGATGACCCtctatgggtttttttcttaatgtacaTATAAAGTTTAAACTATGAATTGAGAAAGTTTAACTTCTAATTTAGGCTTAGTAAGAAATgaacaggccgggcagtggtagtgcacacctttaatcccagaacttgggaggcagaagcgggtggatttctgagttcaaggccaaccttgtctacagagtgagttccatgacagccagggctatacagagaaaccctgcctggaaaaaccaaaaaaaaaaaaaaaaagaaagaaagaaagaaagaaatgaacagtaAGAATTGAATAGTCATAGCAATACACTATAATAAAACTGCAGTACCATTTTTTGCTCTTTGGGGgctattattaaataaaaataaagcctgtTTGAGCATAAATGTGCAGACAGCTAAGATGAAATGATTGAGAGGCAGGCACAACATACACCATAGATTAACGGAGCAAAGATGTTTCATATCCAAGGCCGGGGCGAGAGGTTCTTCAGCTTCTCAGAATGCCACACGTTTTAGATCTTACAAGTCACACTTTGGAAATTCCTGCTTAATATTTCAATCTGTGGTCGAGTAGACCATGAGGAGCTGAAACAGCAGAAAGTCCCACGGGCAAAGCAGCTGTGCCTATAACTGGAGAGGATGGGGGCTGGGAGCGAAGGGGAGGTTGGTGTGGTGTATGC harbors:
- the Rps18 gene encoding 40S ribosomal protein S18 codes for the protein MSLVIPEKFQHILRVLNTNIDGRRKIAFAITAIKGVGRRYAHVVLRKADIDLTKRAGELTEDEVERVITIMQNPRQYKIPDWFLNRQKDVKDGKYSQVLANGLDNKLREDLERLKKIRAHRGLRHFWGLRVRGQHTKTTGRRGRTVGVSKKK